The following are from one region of the Melaminivora suipulveris genome:
- a CDS encoding ribonucleotide reductase subunit alpha has product MSTEPTIEHFDDLLRAARDQREHQRLLLVFAGAELPPGASAAQREEFARGEGGALMPLMCVDKLPGEVQSFDALVRESGEYELPDQPWRVLFAAALMGTPASGPSDAQTDAALNRMVESIKAGGVGGYLAFDRRGQAVQLGQA; this is encoded by the coding sequence ATGAGCACTGAACCCACCATCGAGCACTTCGACGACCTGCTGCGCGCCGCGCGCGATCAGCGCGAACACCAGCGGCTGCTGCTGGTATTTGCCGGCGCCGAGCTGCCGCCGGGCGCCAGCGCCGCGCAGCGCGAGGAGTTCGCGCGCGGCGAAGGCGGCGCCCTGATGCCGCTGATGTGCGTGGACAAGCTGCCCGGCGAGGTGCAGTCCTTCGACGCCCTGGTGCGCGAATCCGGCGAATACGAGCTGCCGGACCAACCCTGGCGCGTGCTGTTCGCCGCGGCACTGATGGGCACGCCCGCCAGCGGCCCCAGCGACGCGCAGACCGATGCCGCGCTGAACCGCATGGTCGAATCGATCAAGGCTGGCGGCGTCGGCGGTTATCTCGCTTTTGACCGCCGGGGCCAGGCGGTGCAGCTGGGGCAGGCATGA
- a CDS encoding molybdopterin-containing oxidoreductase family protein — MTDPAATAAPTATASRTMVVRGACPHDCPDTCALLTTVEDGRAVRVQGNPDHGATGGVLCAKVSRYAERTNHAERILTPLKRVGPKGLGRFEPASWDEALADIAQRLGQIAAREPQAIVPYSFAGTMGLVQGESMDRRFFHRLGASQLARTICATAGAEGLTYTLGGKVGMKTQFFAESKLILIWGGNSIASNLHFWRLAQQAKRAGARLVCIDPRKSETAEKCHEHIQLLPGTDAALALALMHELITNDWLDHDYLACHTLGWPQLRERALQWPPERAAAVCGVPAEQIRRLARDYGQTQPAAIRLNYGVQRARGGGNAVRAIASLPALTGAWRHRAGGVLMSSSGHFPVQRAQLQRPDLLAGRPSRTINMVTIGDDLLRPSSPEFGPKIEALVVYNSNPVAVAPDSGRVVQGFAREDLFTVVLEHFHTDTADWADWILPATTQLEHWDVHLAYGHTDVLLNRPAVAPLGQARSNAQIFRDLAARMGFAEACFADGDEQLCRQAYGDAVDFEQLAERGFAALPVPDAPFAEGGFPTPSGKCEFHSPRLAAQGLEPLPDWLPNHEAPGSSALYPLAMISPPARNFLNTTFVNLQSLRDIEGRPLLEIHPQDAAARGVQDGDLVRVFNGRGSYACHAEVSERARPGVVVGLGIWWRKLGVDGTNVNELTSQALTDLGAAPTFYDCLVEVERAAA; from the coding sequence ATGACCGATCCTGCCGCCACCGCCGCGCCGACCGCCACCGCCAGCCGCACCATGGTCGTGCGCGGCGCCTGTCCGCACGACTGCCCGGACACCTGCGCGCTGCTCACCACCGTCGAGGACGGCCGCGCCGTGCGCGTGCAGGGCAACCCGGATCACGGCGCCACCGGCGGCGTGCTGTGCGCCAAGGTCTCGCGCTACGCCGAGCGCACCAACCACGCCGAGCGCATCCTGACGCCGCTCAAGCGCGTCGGCCCCAAGGGCCTGGGGCGCTTCGAGCCCGCCTCGTGGGACGAGGCGCTGGCCGACATCGCGCAGCGCCTGGGCCAGATCGCCGCGCGCGAGCCGCAGGCCATCGTGCCCTACAGCTTCGCCGGCACCATGGGCCTGGTGCAGGGCGAGAGCATGGACCGGCGCTTCTTCCACCGCCTGGGCGCCTCGCAGCTGGCGCGCACCATCTGCGCCACCGCCGGCGCCGAAGGGCTGACCTACACGCTGGGCGGCAAGGTCGGCATGAAGACGCAGTTCTTCGCCGAATCGAAACTGATCCTGATCTGGGGCGGCAACTCGATCGCCAGCAACCTGCACTTTTGGCGTCTGGCGCAGCAGGCCAAACGAGCCGGCGCGCGCCTGGTGTGCATCGACCCGCGCAAGAGCGAGACGGCGGAAAAATGCCACGAGCACATCCAGTTGCTGCCCGGCACCGACGCCGCGCTGGCGCTGGCGCTGATGCACGAGTTGATAACAAACGACTGGCTGGACCACGACTACCTCGCGTGCCACACGCTGGGCTGGCCGCAACTGCGCGAACGCGCCCTGCAATGGCCGCCCGAGCGCGCCGCCGCCGTCTGCGGCGTGCCGGCCGAGCAGATCCGCCGCCTGGCGCGCGACTATGGCCAGACGCAGCCCGCGGCCATTCGACTGAACTACGGCGTGCAGCGTGCGCGCGGCGGCGGCAATGCCGTGCGGGCGATTGCCAGCCTGCCGGCGCTCACGGGCGCCTGGCGCCACCGCGCGGGCGGCGTGCTGATGTCCAGCTCGGGACACTTTCCGGTGCAGCGCGCGCAGTTGCAGCGCCCGGACCTGCTGGCCGGGCGGCCCAGCCGCACCATCAACATGGTGACCATCGGCGACGACCTGCTGCGCCCGTCCTCACCCGAGTTCGGCCCGAAGATCGAGGCACTCGTCGTCTACAACAGCAACCCGGTGGCGGTGGCGCCGGATTCCGGCCGCGTGGTGCAGGGCTTTGCGCGCGAGGACCTGTTCACCGTGGTGCTGGAGCACTTCCACACCGATACCGCCGACTGGGCCGACTGGATCCTCCCGGCCACCACGCAGCTGGAGCACTGGGACGTGCACCTGGCCTACGGCCACACCGACGTGCTGCTGAACCGCCCGGCTGTCGCGCCCCTGGGCCAGGCGCGCAGCAACGCGCAGATCTTCCGCGACCTGGCCGCGCGCATGGGCTTTGCCGAGGCCTGCTTTGCCGACGGCGACGAGCAGCTGTGCCGCCAGGCCTATGGCGACGCCGTGGATTTCGAGCAGCTGGCCGAGCGGGGCTTTGCCGCGCTGCCGGTGCCAGACGCGCCGTTTGCCGAGGGCGGCTTTCCCACGCCTTCGGGCAAGTGCGAGTTCCACAGCCCGCGCCTGGCCGCGCAGGGCCTGGAGCCGCTGCCCGACTGGCTGCCCAACCACGAGGCGCCGGGCAGCTCGGCCTTGTATCCGCTGGCCATGATCTCGCCGCCGGCGCGCAATTTCCTGAACACCACCTTCGTGAACCTGCAAAGCCTGCGCGACATCGAGGGCCGGCCGCTGCTGGAGATCCACCCGCAGGATGCCGCCGCGCGCGGCGTCCAGGATGGTGACCTGGTGCGCGTGTTCAATGGCCGCGGCAGCTACGCCTGCCATGCCGAGGTCAGCGAGCGCGCCCGCCCTGGCGTGGTGGTGGGCCTGGGGATCTGGTGGCGCAAGCTGGGCGTGGACGGCACCAACGTCAACGAACTGACCAGCCAGGCGCTGACCGACCTGGGCGCCGCGCCGACCTTCTACGACTGCCTGGTGGAGGTCGAGCGGGCTGCCGCGTAG
- a CDS encoding acyl-CoA-binding protein, translated as MSDLNDTFEAAVANSKNLSERPDNPTLLKIYALYKQATAGDNQDKKPSFSDIVGRAKWDAWEKLKGTDADAAKQQYIDLIESLRG; from the coding sequence ATGTCCGACCTGAACGACACCTTCGAGGCCGCCGTGGCCAATTCCAAGAACCTCAGCGAGCGCCCCGACAACCCGACGCTGCTGAAGATCTACGCCCTGTACAAGCAGGCCACTGCGGGCGACAACCAGGACAAGAAGCCGAGCTTTTCCGACATCGTCGGCCGTGCCAAGTGGGACGCCTGGGAAAAGCTCAAGGGCACGGACGCGGACGCCGCCAAGCAGCAGTACATCGACCTCATCGAGTCGCTGCGCGGGTGA
- a CDS encoding nitroreductase family protein, with translation MSDRQASAPCSDALAALLAQRQTVLPRRLGAPGPDAGQLRTILDAARHAPDHERLLPWRFILVPQDARAALGQAFAQALLERDAQAGTEEQQRARDKAQRAPVLLLAVVDEAACDAAVPPAERILSAGCAVQNLLLMATALGFGSALTSGQALQSRALRQLFALTQSERALCFINIGSVLSRKPPRERPALERYTSVLAPGRDALPLSQLFFPQNHEH, from the coding sequence ATGTCCGACCGGCAAGCGTCCGCGCCTTGCAGCGATGCCCTGGCCGCGCTGCTGGCGCAGCGCCAGACCGTGCTGCCGCGGCGCCTGGGCGCACCCGGCCCCGATGCCGGGCAGCTACGCACCATCCTGGATGCCGCGCGCCACGCGCCCGACCACGAGCGCCTGTTGCCCTGGCGCTTCATCCTGGTGCCGCAGGACGCGCGCGCCGCGCTGGGCCAGGCCTTCGCGCAGGCGCTGCTGGAACGCGACGCCCAGGCCGGCACCGAGGAGCAGCAACGCGCGCGCGACAAGGCCCAGCGCGCGCCGGTGCTGCTGCTGGCGGTAGTCGATGAAGCTGCATGCGATGCCGCCGTGCCGCCGGCCGAGCGCATCCTGTCGGCCGGCTGCGCCGTGCAGAACCTGCTCTTGATGGCCACCGCGTTGGGTTTCGGCTCGGCGCTGACCAGCGGCCAGGCGCTGCAGTCGCGTGCGCTGCGCCAGCTGTTCGCGCTAACGCAAAGCGAGCGCGCGCTGTGCTTCATCAACATCGGCAGCGTGCTGTCGCGCAAGCCGCCGCGCGAGCGCCCGGCACTTGAGCGCTACACCAGCGTGCTGGCGCCCGGCCGCGACGCGCTACCCTTGTCGCAACTTTTTTTTCCGCAGAACCATGAGCACTGA
- a CDS encoding carbonic anhydrase yields the protein MDQPPGAVPDELLQRLQHFHSQYFPLHQQRFQDLVAQGQQPKTLFIGCSDSRLVPYLLTGTGPGELFMVRNVGAFVPPYDGSHGHHGTAAAIEFAVLSLEVSRIIVCGHSHCGAIKALYGEVPMEARNLARWLDLGRGAVLPVQPCTEALRRTEQRAVLLQLERLMDYPMVRSRVEQGRISLHGWHYVIEDGEVHVFDVEHGGFVAASRAQCSGTGPYPPYVEHDGQVLVDC from the coding sequence ATGGACCAGCCGCCCGGCGCCGTCCCCGACGAACTGCTGCAGCGCCTGCAGCACTTCCACTCCCAGTATTTCCCGCTGCACCAGCAGCGCTTCCAGGACCTGGTAGCGCAGGGGCAGCAGCCGAAGACGCTGTTCATCGGCTGCTCGGACTCGCGCCTGGTGCCTTACCTGCTGACTGGCACCGGGCCGGGCGAGCTGTTCATGGTGCGCAACGTCGGCGCCTTCGTGCCGCCCTACGACGGCTCGCACGGCCACCACGGCACGGCCGCCGCCATCGAGTTCGCCGTGCTGAGCCTGGAGGTCAGCCGCATCATCGTCTGTGGCCACAGCCATTGCGGTGCCATCAAGGCGCTGTATGGCGAGGTGCCGATGGAGGCGCGCAACCTCGCGCGCTGGCTCGACCTGGGCCGGGGCGCCGTGCTGCCCGTGCAGCCCTGCACCGAGGCTCTGCGCCGCACCGAGCAGCGCGCCGTGCTGTTGCAGCTCGAACGCCTGATGGACTATCCCATGGTGCGCAGCCGGGTCGAGCAAGGCCGCATCAGCCTGCACGGCTGGCACTACGTGATCGAGGACGGCGAGGTGCATGTGTTCGATGTCGAGCACGGCGGCTTCGTTGCCGCCTCGCGTGCCCAGTGCAGCGGCACCGGCCCGTATCCCCCCTACGTCGAACACGACGGACAGGTGCTGGTCGATTGCTGA
- a CDS encoding DUF3567 domain-containing protein produces MHMLYDSDSFVVVHMQPDALLAAPADAGEAAPRLVRHGFEIVDKRSGKEVYLDGSWAEMFQEQILAWQRNAPTQQEVEETLDGYAGLAQNPVVMH; encoded by the coding sequence ATGCACATGCTCTACGACTCGGACTCTTTCGTGGTGGTCCACATGCAGCCCGACGCCCTCCTGGCCGCGCCCGCCGACGCCGGCGAAGCCGCGCCCCGCCTGGTGCGCCACGGCTTCGAGATCGTGGACAAACGCTCGGGCAAGGAGGTCTACCTGGACGGCTCCTGGGCCGAGATGTTCCAGGAGCAGATCCTGGCCTGGCAGCGCAACGCGCCGACGCAGCAGGAAGTCGAGGAAACGCTGGACGGTTATGCCGGCCTGGCGCAGAACCCGGTGGTCATGCATTGA
- a CDS encoding DUF3108 domain-containing protein gives MSPSIPRRALVPLLALVLAGHWLALTQLPLAGGGGQERDVDTLAFNTRMLAPSPPPPPAAAAPPPAPAPPRPVRRPRPAPKPAPQPAAPPEMTPDPPAVASRAVSPMDDELAPAAAEPGGADAVAAGPAGPELEPQGATAPAPADPASAPTATASAVAEPAAPAALAPTPEPAATTAKSTDVEIRPPGAGGMPVLNAMPPVRIPAPARLSFQVQGQARRLQYHASAELVWRQDGQRYQARQEVKAFLIGSRSQSSTGRITAHGLQPERFGDKAHSERAAHFDFAKGEVTFSANSPSAAIHEGAQDRLSVFIQLGAMLAAAPERYPSGTQIALTTVGVKSADRWAFTVQGPQTLELPAGPTPALKLQRVPPADKDYEQKAELWLGTELGYLPVRIRITQANGDFADLLLSEYGAP, from the coding sequence ATGAGCCCATCCATCCCGCGCCGGGCGCTCGTGCCGCTGCTGGCGCTGGTGCTGGCCGGGCATTGGCTGGCGCTGACGCAGCTGCCGCTCGCCGGCGGCGGCGGCCAGGAGCGCGACGTGGACACGCTGGCCTTCAACACCCGCATGCTGGCGCCGTCGCCCCCTCCGCCGCCCGCTGCCGCCGCCCCCCCGCCCGCCCCTGCCCCGCCGCGCCCGGTGCGGCGCCCGCGGCCGGCGCCCAAACCCGCCCCCCAGCCCGCAGCGCCGCCCGAGATGACGCCCGACCCCCCTGCCGTAGCGAGCCGCGCTGTCTCGCCCATGGACGACGAGCTGGCCCCGGCCGCCGCCGAGCCGGGTGGCGCAGATGCGGTCGCCGCAGGCCCTGCGGGCCCTGAGCTGGAGCCGCAGGGCGCGACCGCGCCGGCGCCCGCCGATCCCGCAAGCGCTCCCACCGCAACCGCATCGGCAGTGGCCGAACCCGCCGCCCCTGCCGCCTTGGCGCCCACGCCCGAGCCGGCCGCAACCACTGCCAAGAGCACCGACGTCGAGATCCGCCCGCCCGGCGCGGGCGGCATGCCGGTGCTGAACGCCATGCCGCCGGTGCGCATCCCGGCGCCCGCGCGGCTGTCGTTCCAGGTACAGGGCCAGGCCAGGCGGCTGCAATACCACGCCAGCGCCGAGCTCGTGTGGCGCCAGGACGGCCAGCGCTACCAGGCGCGGCAAGAGGTCAAGGCCTTTCTGATCGGCTCGCGCTCGCAGTCCAGCACCGGACGCATCACGGCCCACGGCCTGCAGCCCGAGCGCTTCGGCGACAAGGCGCACAGCGAGCGCGCCGCGCATTTCGACTTCGCCAAGGGCGAGGTCACCTTCAGCGCCAACAGCCCCAGCGCCGCCATCCACGAGGGCGCGCAGGACCGCCTGAGCGTGTTCATCCAGCTCGGCGCCATGCTGGCCGCCGCGCCCGAGCGTTACCCGAGCGGCACGCAGATCGCCCTGACCACCGTGGGCGTCAAGAGCGCCGACCGCTGGGCCTTCACCGTGCAAGGCCCGCAGACGCTGGAGCTGCCCGCCGGCCCGACCCCGGCGCTGAAGCTGCAGCGCGTGCCGCCGGCCGACAAGGACTATGAGCAAAAAGCCGAACTGTGGCTGGGCACGGAGCTGGGCTACCTGCCCGTGCGCATCCGCATCACGCAGGCCAACGGCGACTTCGCTGACCTGTTGCTGAGCGAATACGGCGCGCCCTGA
- a CDS encoding M20 aminoacylase family protein, translating into MKLIDSIATQAAALAAVRRDIHAHPELCFEEVRTADVIAAKLTEWGIPIHRGLGQTGVVGIVHGRDGGACGRAVGLRADIDALPMQEFNTFEHASRHAGKMHACGHDGHVAMLLAAAQHFAREENRDFDGTVYLIFQPAEEGGGGAREMIRDGLFEQFPMQAVFGMHNWPGMPAGTFAVSPGPVMASSNEFKITIRGKGAHGAMPHLGVDPVPVACQMVQAFQTIISRNKKPVDAGVISVTMIHAGEATNVVPDWCELQGTVRTFSVEVLDLIEQRMRQVAEHTCAAFEAQCDFEFVRNYPPTINSPAEAGFAARVMAGIVGEDNVRAQEPTMGAEDFAYMLQAKPGAYVFIGNGEGDHRAMGHGGGPCTLHNPSYDFNDELIPLGGSYWVELARKWLAQPAT; encoded by the coding sequence ATGAAACTCATCGACTCCATCGCCACCCAGGCGGCGGCCCTCGCCGCCGTGCGCCGCGACATCCACGCCCACCCCGAACTGTGCTTCGAGGAGGTGCGCACGGCCGACGTCATCGCCGCCAAGCTGACCGAATGGGGCATCCCCATCCACCGCGGCCTGGGGCAAACCGGCGTGGTGGGCATCGTGCACGGGCGCGACGGTGGCGCCTGCGGCCGCGCCGTGGGCCTGCGCGCCGACATCGACGCCCTGCCCATGCAGGAGTTCAACACCTTCGAGCACGCCAGCCGCCACGCCGGCAAGATGCACGCCTGCGGCCACGACGGACACGTGGCCATGCTGCTGGCGGCGGCGCAGCATTTCGCACGCGAGGAAAACCGCGACTTCGACGGCACCGTGTACCTGATCTTCCAGCCGGCCGAGGAGGGCGGCGGCGGCGCGCGCGAGATGATCCGGGACGGCCTGTTCGAGCAGTTCCCGATGCAGGCCGTGTTCGGCATGCACAACTGGCCGGGCATGCCGGCGGGCACCTTCGCCGTGAGCCCCGGCCCGGTGATGGCGTCCTCCAACGAGTTCAAGATCACCATCCGCGGCAAGGGCGCGCACGGCGCCATGCCGCATCTGGGCGTCGACCCGGTGCCGGTGGCCTGCCAGATGGTGCAGGCCTTCCAGACCATCATCAGCCGCAACAAAAAGCCCGTGGATGCCGGCGTGATCTCGGTGACCATGATCCACGCCGGCGAGGCGACCAACGTGGTGCCCGACTGGTGCGAGCTGCAGGGCACGGTGCGCACCTTCTCGGTGGAGGTGCTGGACCTGATCGAGCAGCGCATGCGCCAGGTGGCCGAGCACACCTGCGCGGCCTTTGAAGCGCAGTGCGACTTCGAGTTCGTGCGCAACTATCCGCCGACCATCAACTCGCCGGCGGAGGCGGGGTTTGCCGCGCGCGTCATGGCCGGCATCGTCGGCGAGGACAACGTGCGCGCGCAGGAGCCGACCATGGGCGCGGAAGACTTCGCCTACATGCTGCAGGCCAAGCCGGGCGCCTACGTCTTCATCGGCAACGGCGAGGGCGACCACCGCGCCATGGGCCACGGCGGCGGGCCCTGCACGCTGCACAACCCGAGTTATGACTTCAACGACGAGCTGATCCCGCTGGGCGGCAGCTATTGGGTCGAACTGGCGCGCAAGTGGTTGGCGCAGCCGGCGACCTGA
- a CDS encoding ABC transporter substrate-binding protein has translation MNQQDRVSASALRPAALGRRRFGAGLAALLLAGQAPALRAQGAERIVLGQSAALTGPSGELGVQFRAGAMLVFDQVNAQGGVARRAIELRSLDDGYEPERCAENTRRLIADDVFALFGYIGTPTSLAALPLFTQARVPYFAPFTGAMALRRPLRRLIFHVRASYDDETELMVRQLTHLGLNRIGVFHQDDTYGQAGLDGVTRALAARQLKPAITAKVQRNSVDVAGAVAQMRQAWPEAIVQVSTYASCAAFVRAARKAGFGGVFYNVSFVGTQALADALGADGAGVVVSQVVPSPYSPTRQITREFHEAIKRGGGAVRPNYSSLEGYIAARVLVEGLRGASAQGGGRPTREGLIAALEGMDASVGGFAVAFSGASHEGSRFVEMSMLTGDGRVRT, from the coding sequence ATGAATCAGCAAGACCGCGTCAGCGCATCGGCCCTGCGGCCCGCGGCGCTAGGGCGGCGGCGCTTTGGCGCCGGATTGGCGGCGCTGCTGCTGGCCGGCCAGGCGCCGGCGCTGCGCGCCCAGGGCGCCGAGCGCATCGTGCTGGGCCAGTCGGCGGCGCTGACCGGGCCGTCGGGCGAGCTGGGCGTGCAGTTCCGCGCCGGCGCCATGCTGGTCTTCGACCAGGTCAACGCCCAGGGCGGCGTGGCGCGGCGGGCCATCGAGCTACGCAGCCTGGACGACGGCTACGAGCCCGAGCGCTGCGCCGAGAACACGCGCCGCCTGATCGCCGACGACGTGTTCGCGCTGTTCGGCTACATCGGCACGCCCACCAGCCTGGCGGCGCTGCCGCTGTTCACCCAGGCGCGCGTGCCGTATTTCGCGCCGTTCACCGGCGCGATGGCGCTGCGCCGCCCGCTCCGCCGGCTGATCTTCCACGTGCGCGCCTCCTACGACGACGAAACCGAGCTGATGGTGCGCCAGCTCACGCACCTGGGCCTCAACCGCATCGGTGTCTTTCACCAGGACGACACCTACGGCCAGGCCGGGCTGGACGGCGTGACCCGCGCGCTGGCGGCGCGCCAGCTCAAGCCGGCGATCACGGCCAAGGTGCAGCGCAACTCGGTGGACGTGGCGGGCGCGGTGGCGCAGATGCGTCAGGCCTGGCCCGAGGCCATCGTGCAGGTCAGCACCTATGCCTCGTGCGCGGCCTTTGTGCGCGCGGCGCGCAAGGCCGGCTTTGGCGGCGTGTTCTACAACGTGTCCTTCGTCGGCACGCAGGCGCTGGCCGACGCGCTGGGCGCCGACGGCGCGGGCGTGGTCGTCTCGCAGGTCGTGCCCTCGCCGTACTCGCCCACGCGCCAGATCACGCGCGAGTTCCACGAGGCCATCAAGCGCGGCGGCGGCGCGGTGCGGCCCAACTACTCCAGCCTGGAGGGCTACATCGCCGCGCGCGTGCTGGTCGAGGGCCTGCGGGGCGCCTCGGCGCAGGGCGGCGGGCGGCCCACGCGCGAAGGCCTGATCGCCGCGCTGGAAGGCATGGACGCCTCGGTCGGCGGCTTCGCCGTGGCCTTCAGCGGCGCCAGCCACGAGGGCTCGCGCTTCGTCGAGATGTCCATGCTCACCGGCGACGGGCGGGTGCGCACCTGA
- a CDS encoding fumarylacetoacetate hydrolase family protein, with protein MKLATYQDGSRDGQLVVVSRDLSQAHYASGIASRLQQVLDDWNFLAPQLADLYGDLNAGRAPHAFPFEPGRCLAPLPRAYQCAVARAYPGAAPAASSPPPMQRAASDELLGACAAAAVAHEDMDVDFEAGLATITGDVRCGAAPEQALEGVRLLMLASVLVLRRLEVAEQAAGAAALRSRPAVAFSPVAVTPDELGDAWQGGRVHLTLQCSWNGRRVGLCETGSEMGWHFGELIAHLAATRNVRAGSIVAAAPVANQDAARGYASIAERRARELLEAGVASTAYLRHGDSVRVEMKGRTGQSVFGAIDQEIVPLG; from the coding sequence ATGAAACTTGCCACCTACCAGGACGGCTCGCGCGACGGCCAGCTCGTCGTGGTCTCGCGCGATCTGAGCCAGGCCCATTATGCGAGCGGCATCGCCAGCCGCCTGCAGCAGGTGCTGGACGACTGGAACTTCCTGGCGCCGCAGCTGGCCGACCTTTACGGCGATCTGAACGCCGGCCGCGCGCCGCACGCCTTTCCGTTCGAGCCAGGGCGCTGCCTGGCCCCCCTGCCGCGCGCCTACCAGTGCGCCGTGGCGCGCGCCTACCCTGGCGCGGCGCCCGCTGCTTCGTCCCCGCCGCCAATGCAGCGCGCGGCCAGCGACGAGCTGCTGGGCGCCTGCGCCGCGGCGGCAGTGGCCCATGAGGACATGGACGTCGACTTCGAGGCCGGCCTGGCCACCATCACCGGCGACGTGCGGTGTGGCGCCGCGCCCGAGCAGGCGCTGGAGGGCGTGCGCCTGCTGATGCTGGCCAGTGTGCTGGTGCTGCGCCGGCTGGAGGTCGCCGAGCAGGCTGCCGGCGCGGCGGCGCTGCGCTCGCGCCCGGCTGTCGCCTTCAGTCCGGTGGCCGTGACGCCCGATGAGCTGGGCGATGCCTGGCAGGGCGGACGCGTGCACCTGACGCTGCAGTGCAGCTGGAACGGCCGGCGCGTGGGCCTGTGCGAGACCGGGTCGGAGATGGGCTGGCACTTCGGCGAGCTGATCGCACATCTGGCGGCGACGCGCAACGTGCGCGCCGGCTCCATCGTCGCCGCCGCCCCGGTGGCCAACCAGGACGCCGCGCGCGGCTACGCCAGCATCGCCGAGCGCCGCGCGCGCGAGCTGCTGGAGGCCGGTGTGGCCAGCACCGCCTATCTGCGCCACGGCGACAGCGTGCGCGTCGAGATGAAGGGCCGCACCGGCCAGAGCGTGTTCGGCGCCATCGACCAGGAAATCGTGCCGCTGGGCTGA
- a CDS encoding aminopeptidase: protein MLAGCAQGGGTLGYYWQSLRGHLDLLHAARPLPEWIAASTTPEPLRQRLKLAQQVRRFASEQLALPDNPSYGRYAALDRPAAVWNVVAAPPWSLQLHTWCFPVTGCVGYRGYFDEHDAQAEARRLALTGLEVNVYPVPAYSTLGYSNWLGGDPLLSTFIGWPEGDFVRLLLHELAHQVAYASGDTRFNESYATAVERLGVRQWLDQHADAATRAAWERSEERRAQWRALTSATRSRLAAIYEAKSPSAGVDEALAAMKKEAMADFASAYARLRAGWLAAGVAPAQLAPLDRWVAGANNASFAAQGAYDDLVPAFMALFAQEGGDWPRFHAAVRALARAPQAERDARMQELSHP, encoded by the coding sequence GTGCTGGCCGGCTGCGCCCAGGGCGGCGGCACCCTGGGCTACTACTGGCAATCGCTGCGCGGGCACCTGGACCTGCTGCACGCGGCGCGCCCGCTGCCCGAGTGGATCGCGGCCAGCACCACGCCCGAACCGCTGCGCCAGCGGCTGAAACTGGCGCAGCAGGTGCGCCGCTTCGCCAGCGAGCAGCTGGCGCTGCCCGACAACCCCAGCTACGGGCGCTACGCCGCCCTCGATCGCCCGGCCGCCGTATGGAACGTGGTGGCCGCGCCGCCGTGGTCGCTGCAACTGCATACCTGGTGCTTTCCGGTCACCGGCTGCGTCGGCTACCGCGGCTATTTCGATGAGCACGACGCGCAGGCCGAGGCCCGCCGCCTGGCGCTGACGGGCCTGGAGGTGAACGTCTATCCGGTGCCGGCGTACTCCACGCTGGGCTACAGCAACTGGCTGGGCGGCGACCCCCTGCTGTCCACCTTCATCGGCTGGCCCGAGGGCGATTTCGTGCGCCTGCTGCTGCACGAGCTGGCGCACCAGGTGGCCTACGCCAGCGGCGACACGCGTTTCAACGAGTCCTATGCCACGGCCGTGGAGCGCCTGGGCGTGCGCCAGTGGCTGGACCAGCACGCCGACGCCGCCACGCGCGCCGCCTGGGAGCGCAGCGAGGAGCGCCGCGCGCAATGGCGCGCCTTGACCAGCGCGACACGCAGCCGCCTGGCCGCCATTTACGAGGCAAAAAGCCCTTCAGCCGGCGTGGATGAAGCGCTGGCAGCTATGAAAAAAGAAGCAATGGCGGATTTCGCCAGCGCCTATGCCCGGCTGCGCGCCGGCTGGCTGGCCGCCGGCGTGGCGCCGGCGCAGCTCGCGCCGCTGGACCGCTGGGTGGCGGGCGCCAACAACGCCAGCTTTGCCGCCCAGGGCGCCTACGACGACCTGGTGCCCGCCTTCATGGCGCTGTTCGCGCAGGAGGGCGGCGACTGGCCGCGCTTTCACGCGGCGGTGCGGGCCCTGGCGCGCGCGCCCCAGGCCGAGCGCGACGCAAGGATGCAAGAGCTCAGTCATCCATAA